One window of bacterium genomic DNA carries:
- the lptB gene encoding LPS export ABC transporter ATP-binding protein translates to MLEARGLVKKYKGRTTVKGVSFHLSRGEVVGLLGPNGAGKTTTFRMIIGLIRSEGGHIYLNGTEITHLAMYRRANLGISYLAQESSIFRKLNVEQNIMAILETLDLDSAERQRQLEMLLAELNLTDLAKYEADVLSGGERRRVEITRALVTSPSFILLDEPFVGIDPKAVVGIQNIINKLKKKGIGVLITDHNVRETLTITDRAYIMYDGEILISGTTADLIKDARVKDLYLGESFRM, encoded by the coding sequence TAAGAAGTATAAAGGCCGAACAACAGTCAAGGGGGTCAGTTTTCACCTGAGTCGGGGAGAGGTGGTTGGCCTGCTCGGACCCAACGGGGCCGGGAAAACTACAACCTTTCGAATGATCATCGGCTTAATCAGGTCGGAAGGCGGGCACATATATCTGAACGGCACCGAGATCACCCACCTGGCCATGTACCGGCGGGCTAATCTGGGAATCAGCTACCTGGCGCAGGAATCTTCGATTTTTAGGAAATTGAATGTCGAACAGAATATTATGGCTATCCTCGAAACTCTTGATCTGGATTCAGCGGAACGGCAGCGGCAACTGGAAATGCTGCTGGCTGAATTAAATTTGACCGACCTGGCAAAGTATGAGGCGGATGTTCTTTCCGGAGGAGAGCGCAGGAGAGTGGAAATTACGCGGGCATTGGTAACTTCCCCTTCCTTTATCCTCCTGGATGAGCCGTTTGTCGGCATCGATCCCAAAGCTGTGGTGGGAATCCAGAACATCATCAACAAGCTGAAAAAGAAAGGCATCGGGGTGCTGATCACCGATCATAACGTCCGGGAGACCCTGACCATTACCGACCGCGCATATATCATGTACGATGGAGAAATTCTCATTTCCGGCACGACCGCAGATTTGATCAAGGATGCCAGGGTCAAGGACCTTTACCTTGGAGAGAGTTTTCGGATGTAA